A genomic segment from Phragmites australis chromosome 6, lpPhrAust1.1, whole genome shotgun sequence encodes:
- the LOC133921985 gene encoding uncharacterized protein LOC133921985 has translation MKIAWGKNTKVKRQPVVVSTKPGLPFGAESDTDEAEKEERAEADPNSHGLKPLDTAESLQHQGDKLAEEGKYHEALGKWEAALTLTPDNAVLHEQKSQVLLEMGDAWRALTAAARATELDPLWPEAWVTLGRAQLNFGEPDSAILSFDKALVIKPDYNEAKADRVTAARLVKKRGQLHTSGLSANKRRFTVGENSEKGGEDEEKGEETDVQSS, from the exons ATGAAGATAGCTTGGGGTAAGAATACCAAGGTGAAGAGGCAGCCGGTGGTAGTGTCAACTAAACCCGGCCTACCATTTGGAGCGGAGAGTGACACCGATGAGGCTGAAAAGGAGGAAAGAGCAGAGGCAGATCCAAATTCTCATGGATTGAAGCCACTTGACACCGCTGAGTCGCTCCAGCACCAGGGAGACAAATTAGCTGAG GAAGGGAAGTACCATGAAGCACTTGGCAAGTGGGAGGCTGCACTTACCTTGACACCTGATAATGCAGTACTCCACGAGCAGAAATCTCAGGTTTTACTTGAAATGGGAGATGCATGGCGTGCACTGACAGCAGCAGCCA GAGCGACAGAACTGGATCCATTATGGCCTGAG GCTTGGGTGACACTTGGTAGAGCACAGTTAAATTTTGGGGAGCCAGATTCTGCTATATTATCTTTCGACAAGGCATTAGTAATCAAG CCCGACTACAATGAAGCAAAAGCTGACCGCGTAACTGCAGCCCGTCTTGTTAAGAAACGAGGGCAGCTGCATACATCAGGTCTGAGCGCTAACAAGAGACGGTTCACGGTTGGAGAGAACTCAGAGAAGGGtggagaggatgaagaaaaaggGGAGGAAACGGATGTACAATCTAGTTAG